Proteins encoded within one genomic window of Macaca thibetana thibetana isolate TM-01 chromosome 3, ASM2454274v1, whole genome shotgun sequence:
- the TRAPPC14 gene encoding trafficking protein particle complex subunit 14: MESQCDYSMYFPAVPLPPRAELAGDPGRYRALPRRNHLYLGETVRFLLVLRCRGGAGSGAGGSPGLGSRGAWAELATALAALASVSAGGGMPGGGGAGDQDSEPPGGGDPGGGGLFRGCSPLLTHGPGPATSGGATTLPVEEPIVSTDEVIFPLTVSLDRLPPGTPKAKIVVTVWKREVEAPEVRDQGYLRLLQTRSPGETFRGEQSAFKAQVSTLLTLLPPPVLRCRQFTVAGKHLTVLKVLNSSSQEEISIWDIRILPNFNASYLPVMPDGSVLLVDNVCHQSGEVSMGSFCRLPGTSGCFPCPLNALEEHNFLFQLRGGEQPPPGAKEGLEVPLIAVVQWSTPKLPFTQSIYTHYRLPSVRLDRPCFVMTASCESPVRTYERFTVTYTLLNNLQDFLAVRLVWTPEHAQAGKQLCEEERRAMQAALDSIVCHTPLNNLGFSRKGSALTFSVAFQALRTGLFELSQHMKLKLQFTASVSHPPPEARPLSRKSSPSSPAVRDLVERHQASLGRSQSFSHQQPSRSHLMRSGSVMERRAITPPVASPVGRPLYLPPDKAVLSLDKIAKRECKVLVVEPVK, translated from the exons ATGGAGTCCCAGTGCGACTATTCGATGTACTTCCCGGCCGTGCCGCTGCCGCCGCGCGCGGAGCTGGCAGGGGACCCGGGCCGGTACCGGGCGCTGCCCCGGCGCAACCATCTGTACTTGGGGGAGACTGTCCGGTTTCTGCTGGTGTTGCGCTGCCGGGGCGGTGCGGGGTCCGGCGCCGGGGGCAGCCCGGGCTTGGGCTCCAGAGGAGCCTGGGCAGAACTGGCAACCGCCCTGGCCGCCCTGGCCTCGGTCAGCGCCGGAGGCGGGATGCCGGGTGGCGGCGGTGCCGGCGACCAGGATTCGGAGCCCCCAGGGGGAGGGgatcctgggggtgggggtttgTTCCGAGGCTGCAGCCCCCTTCTCACCCACGGCCCGGGCCCTGCTACCTCAGGGGGAGCGACCACG CTGCCTGTGGAGGAACCGATTGTTTCCACAGATGAGGTCATCTTCCCACTCACCGTTTCACTGGATAGACTGCCCCCAGGGACACCTAAGGCCAAG ATTGTAGTGACTGTGTGGAAGCGGGAGGTTGAGGCACCAGAGGTCAGAGATCAAGGCTACCTGCGATTGCTGCAGACCCGATCTCCTGGGGAGACATTCCGGGGCGAGCAGAGCGCTTTCAAGGCCCAAG TGAGCACGCTGCTGACTCTGCTGCCCCCTCCGGTTCTGAGATGCCGGCAGTTCACTGTGGCTGGAAAACACTTGACCGTGCTCAAGG TGCTGAACAGCTCCTCTCAGGAGGAAATCTCCATCTGGGATATCCGAATCCTCCCCAACTTCAACGCCAGTTATCTACCTGTCATGCCCGATGGCTCTGTGCTGCTGGTGGACAATGTCTG TCACCAGTCTGGGGAAGTCTCCATGGGCTCCTTCTGCCGCCTACCTGGGACCTCTGGCTGCTTCCCCTGCCCACTGAATGCCCTGGAGGAACACAACTTCCTGTTTCAGCTGCGAGGGGGTGAGCAGCCCCCTCCAGGGGCCAAGGAG GGCCTGGAAGTTCCCCTGATTGCTGTGGTTCAGTGGTCCACCCCAAAGCTGCCCTTCACTCAGAGCATCTACACCCACTACCG ccTGCCCAGTGTCCGCCTGGACCGCCCGTGTTTCGTGATGACCGCTTCTTGTGAGTCCCCTGTTCGGACCTACGAGCGATTCACTGTCACCTACACTTTGCTCAACAATCTCCAAGACTTCCTTGCTGTGAGGCTCGTGTGGACCCCAGAGCATGCACAGGCTG GAAAGCAGCTGTGTGAGGAGGAGCGCCGGGCCATGCAGGCTGCCCTGGACTCCATCGTCTGCCACACGCCTCTCAACAACCTCGGCTTTTCCCGGAAGGGCAGCGCTCTCACGTTCAGTGTGGCCTTCCAGGCTCTGAGGACGGGACTTTTCGAG CTAAGCCAGCACATGAAACTGAAGCTGCAGTTCACCGCCAGCGTGTCCCACCCTCCACCCGAGGCCCGGCCTCTCTCCCGCAAGAGCAGCCCCAGCAGCCCTGCTGTCCGGGACTTGGTGGAGAGGCATCAGGCTAGCCTGGGCCGCTCCCAGTCCTTCTCCCACCAGCAGCCTTCCCGAAGCCACCTCATGAG GTCGGGCAGTGTGATGGAGCGCAGGGCCATCACGCCCCCTGTGGCCTCTCCTGTTGGCCGCCCCCTCTACCTGCCCCCGGACAAGGCTGTGTTGTCTCTGGACAAGATTGCCAAGCGCGAGTGCAAGGTCTTGGTGGTGGAACCCGTCAAGTAG
- the LAMTOR4 gene encoding ragulator complex protein LAMTOR4 isoform X2 — MTSALTQGLERIPDQLGYLVLSEGAVLASSGDLENDEQAASAISELVSTACGFRLHHGMNVPFKRLSVVFGEHTLLVTVSGQRVFVVKRQNRGREPIDV; from the exons ATG ACTTCTGCACTGACCCAGGGGCTGGAGCGAATCCCAGACCAGCTCGGCTACCTGGTACTGAGTGAAGGTGCAGTGCTGGCG TCATCTGGGGACCTGGAGAATGACGAGCAAGCAGCCAGTGCCATCTCTGAGCTGGTCAGCACGGCCTGCGGTTTCCGGCTGCACCACGGCATGAATGTGCCCTTCAAGCGCCTGTCTG TGGTCTTTGGAGAACACACGCTGCTGGTGACGGTGTCAGGACAGAGGGTGTTTGTGGTGAAGCGGCAGAACCGAGGTCGGGAGCCCATTGATGTCTGA
- the LAMTOR4 gene encoding ragulator complex protein LAMTOR4 isoform X1, with protein MVSEDACAGGPAGGSASLLPNLCGFPLTSALTQGLERIPDQLGYLVLSEGAVLASSGDLENDEQAASAISELVSTACGFRLHHGMNVPFKRLSVVFGEHTLLVTVSGQRVFVVKRQNRGREPIDV; from the exons ATGGTGAGTGAGGACGCATGCGCGGGAGGACCCGCCGGGGGTTCCGCGTCTCTGCTCCCCAATCTGTGTGGTTTCCCCCTC ACTTCTGCACTGACCCAGGGGCTGGAGCGAATCCCAGACCAGCTCGGCTACCTGGTACTGAGTGAAGGTGCAGTGCTGGCG TCATCTGGGGACCTGGAGAATGACGAGCAAGCAGCCAGTGCCATCTCTGAGCTGGTCAGCACGGCCTGCGGTTTCCGGCTGCACCACGGCATGAATGTGCCCTTCAAGCGCCTGTCTG TGGTCTTTGGAGAACACACGCTGCTGGTGACGGTGTCAGGACAGAGGGTGTTTGTGGTGAAGCGGCAGAACCGAGGTCGGGAGCCCATTGATGTCTGA
- the LAMTOR4 gene encoding ragulator complex protein LAMTOR4 isoform X3: MSSGDLENDEQAASAISELVSTACGFRLHHGMNVPFKRLSVVFGEHTLLVTVSGQRVFVVKRQNRGREPIDV; the protein is encoded by the exons ATG TCATCTGGGGACCTGGAGAATGACGAGCAAGCAGCCAGTGCCATCTCTGAGCTGGTCAGCACGGCCTGCGGTTTCCGGCTGCACCACGGCATGAATGTGCCCTTCAAGCGCCTGTCTG TGGTCTTTGGAGAACACACGCTGCTGGTGACGGTGTCAGGACAGAGGGTGTTTGTGGTGAAGCGGCAGAACCGAGGTCGGGAGCCCATTGATGTCTGA